In Bradyrhizobium guangxiense, the following are encoded in one genomic region:
- a CDS encoding type II secretion system F family protein has product MKMQVLALAFLATAAVGGIAWVFLYPLLSGERKAESRRASISRAETPTVRQAEKNQRSRREQVESTLKDLEARRLQEKNVPLTVRLSQAGLDWTPQKFWIVSAVVAGLFFAGALFAGGGLIGAAGLAFAGGFGLPRWALGYLKKRREDKFLKALPDAVDVIVRGIKAGLPLFESIKVVAADSPEPLRSEFLAIIETQAIGMPLGEACSRLYERMPLPEANFFGIVVSIQQKSGGNLSEALGNLSKVLRDRKKMKEKIQAMSMEAKASAGIIGSLPPIVMFLVYLTTPQYISLLWTHPTGQLMLVGCVVWMAIGVLVMKKMINFDF; this is encoded by the coding sequence ATGAAGATGCAGGTCCTTGCCCTCGCATTCCTCGCCACCGCAGCGGTCGGCGGCATCGCCTGGGTCTTCCTTTATCCGCTGCTGTCGGGGGAGCGAAAGGCGGAAAGCCGCCGCGCCTCGATCTCGCGCGCCGAGACGCCGACGGTCCGCCAAGCCGAGAAGAACCAGCGCTCGCGCCGCGAGCAGGTCGAGAGCACGCTGAAGGATCTCGAAGCGCGACGCCTGCAGGAAAAGAACGTTCCCCTCACTGTCCGCTTGTCGCAGGCGGGGCTCGACTGGACGCCGCAGAAATTCTGGATCGTGTCCGCCGTCGTGGCCGGCTTGTTCTTCGCAGGCGCCCTGTTCGCCGGCGGCGGCCTGATCGGCGCTGCCGGCCTCGCCTTTGCCGGCGGTTTCGGGTTGCCCCGCTGGGCGCTGGGCTATCTGAAGAAGCGCCGGGAAGACAAGTTCCTGAAGGCACTGCCCGATGCGGTCGACGTGATCGTCCGCGGCATCAAGGCCGGCCTGCCGCTGTTCGAATCGATCAAGGTCGTCGCTGCGGATTCGCCCGAGCCGCTGCGCAGCGAGTTCCTCGCCATCATCGAGACGCAGGCAATCGGCATGCCGCTGGGCGAGGCTTGCTCCCGGCTCTATGAGCGCATGCCGCTGCCGGAAGCCAATTTCTTCGGCATCGTGGTGTCGATCCAGCAGAAATCCGGCGGCAATCTCTCCGAAGCGCTCGGCAACCTGTCGAAGGTGCTGCGCGACCGCAAGAAGATGAAAGAGAAGATCCAGGCGATGTCGATGGAAGCCAAGGCCTCGGCCGGCATCATCGGTTCGCTGCCGCCGATCGTGATGTTCCTGGTCTATCTCACGACGCCACAATACATCTCGCTGCTTTGGACTCATCCCACCGGCCAGCTGATGCTGGTCGGCTGCGTCGTCTGGATGGCGATCGGCGTCCTGGTGATGAAAAAGATGATCAATTTTGACTTCTGA
- a CDS encoding type II secretion system F family protein — MVEFLVTKLHDVRFMTMMLAAIAASATVYTLVMPLFAGEGLSKRMKAVASERERIRQRERERLHKSEKVSLRQTPKQLVSKVVEDFNLTKWLAQEAARDKLIMAGYRGQAPYITFLFARMVAPIVLFVGSVIYVFLIAHLQQAMPIKIGICLGAAYLGLQAPMLFLRNAISKRQLSIKRAFPDALDLLLICIESGMSVEMAFRKVATEIVGQSIALSEEFTLTTAELSYLQDRKVAYENLARRTGLEGVKSVCLALQQAERYGTPLGQSLRVMAQENRDMRMNEAEKKAAALPPKLTVPMILFFLPVLFVVILGPTAIKVTEMQ, encoded by the coding sequence ATGGTCGAGTTCCTCGTTACGAAACTGCACGACGTCCGGTTCATGACCATGATGCTGGCAGCCATCGCCGCCAGCGCCACCGTCTATACGCTGGTGATGCCGCTGTTCGCCGGAGAAGGCCTCTCCAAGCGCATGAAGGCGGTGGCGAGCGAGCGTGAACGCATCCGGCAGCGCGAGCGTGAGCGCCTTCACAAGAGCGAGAAGGTCTCCCTGCGCCAGACGCCGAAGCAGCTCGTCTCCAAGGTCGTGGAGGACTTCAACCTCACCAAATGGCTCGCGCAGGAAGCAGCGCGGGACAAGCTCATCATGGCCGGCTACCGCGGCCAGGCTCCCTACATCACCTTCCTGTTTGCCCGCATGGTCGCTCCGATCGTGCTCTTCGTCGGCTCGGTGATCTATGTTTTCCTGATCGCGCATTTGCAGCAGGCGATGCCGATCAAGATCGGCATCTGCCTCGGCGCAGCCTATCTCGGCCTCCAGGCGCCTATGCTGTTCCTCAGGAATGCGATCTCGAAGCGCCAGCTCTCGATCAAGCGCGCCTTTCCCGATGCACTCGACCTGCTTCTGATCTGCATCGAGTCCGGCATGTCGGTCGAAATGGCATTCCGGAAGGTCGCCACCGAGATCGTGGGACAGTCGATCGCGTTGTCGGAAGAATTCACGCTGACAACCGCCGAACTGTCCTATCTGCAGGATCGCAAGGTCGCCTATGAGAATCTGGCACGACGCACCGGGCTCGAGGGCGTCAAGTCGGTGTGCCTGGCACTGCAGCAGGCGGAACGCTACGGTACCCCGCTGGGTCAATCCTTGCGCGTCATGGCGCAGGAAAACCGCGATATGCGCATGAACGAGGCCGAGAAGAAGGCCGCCGCCTTGCCGCCGAAGTTGACCGTGCCGATGATCCTGTTCTTCCTGCCGGTCCTGTTCGTCGTCATTCTCGGGCCGACCGCCATCAAGGTCACCGAGATG